The following coding sequences lie in one Candidatus Diapherotrites archaeon genomic window:
- the truD gene encoding tRNA pseudouridine(13) synthase TruD, protein MQENFYSTSTPGIKGRIKQRIADFNVKEIGLNGKVCGITLDEKKLSEFMPLIVPENPEKKDYLILTMEKFNLDLNEAIKRIARFNYLSHKRISYAGMKDKRAITSQKISFYRPDPERLEQFKSKFVRLREPEWSEKKIEIGDLNGNIFEITVRDIELSEIETKKRLSDCIAEMKEGIANYFGEQRFGGVRQVTHLVGKEFVRGNFEGAVMLYLTRTSEREEAQATIARENLKTSGNFSRAVKEFPVKYSYERAILNYLIKKPEDFIGAFRVLPKGLRYLFVHAFQAFLFNKVINERIKEGIGLKAVEGDVLIEGFPSAPLYGFETVFASGKAGEIEKKVLGEEGLSLKQFYVKDMKEMSSKGARKKIILIPKNLKLLEVKEDEFNEGKLKAIISFELNKGDYATTVLRELMKNE, encoded by the coding sequence ATGCAGGAAAATTTTTATTCTACTTCAACGCCTGGAATCAAGGGCAGGATAAAGCAAAGGATAGCTGACTTCAATGTAAAAGAAATTGGCCTGAATGGAAAAGTGTGCGGCATTACATTGGATGAAAAAAAATTGTCTGAATTCATGCCTTTAATTGTCCCAGAAAACCCCGAGAAAAAAGATTACCTGATTCTTACAATGGAAAAATTCAATTTGGACTTGAATGAGGCAATAAAAAGGATTGCAAGATTCAATTACTTGAGCCATAAAAGGATAAGCTATGCAGGAATGAAAGACAAGAGGGCAATTACCTCGCAGAAGATTTCTTTTTACAGGCCTGATCCTGAGAGATTGGAGCAGTTCAAAAGCAAGTTTGTCAGGCTGAGGGAGCCTGAATGGAGTGAAAAAAAAATTGAGATAGGAGACCTTAATGGGAATATCTTTGAAATTACTGTAAGGGACATTGAATTGAGTGAAATTGAAACAAAAAAGAGGTTGAGCGACTGCATTGCTGAAATGAAGGAAGGGATTGCAAATTATTTTGGAGAGCAGAGGTTTGGGGGCGTAAGGCAGGTGACCCATTTGGTGGGCAAAGAATTTGTCAGAGGAAACTTTGAAGGTGCAGTAATGCTTTACCTTACAAGAACAAGCGAGAGAGAGGAAGCACAGGCAACAATTGCAAGGGAGAACTTGAAGACTTCAGGAAACTTCAGCAGGGCAGTAAAAGAATTCCCTGTAAAGTACAGCTATGAGAGGGCAATACTTAATTATTTAATTAAAAAACCTGAAGACTTCATTGGGGCTTTCAGGGTCCTGCCAAAGGGATTAAGGTATTTGTTTGTCCATGCTTTTCAGGCATTCCTTTTCAATAAAGTCATAAATGAGAGAATCAAGGAAGGGATTGGATTAAAGGCAGTTGAAGGGGATGTATTGATTGAAGGCTTTCCTTCAGCGCCATTGTACGGCTTTGAAACAGTATTCGCTTCAGGGAAAGCAGGGGAAATAGAAAAAAAGGTTTTGGGGGAGGAAGGCCTTTCCCTAAAGCAGTTTTACGTGAAGGACATGAAGGAGATGAGTTCAAAAGGCGCAAGAAAGAAAATTATTTTAATCCCAAAGAACCTTAAA
- the prf1 gene encoding peptide chain release factor aRF-1, producing MVEDSDVSLFKKKLKKLKEFKGKGTELITLYIPPGADRSSVMGQLTEELSQSSNIKSPTTRKNVQSAIRRINSFLKSIDFKIPENGIVLFCGNVSEVEGRPDIRMFVLRPIDKLKTKLYWCDDQFHLAPLEEMIKPSEIYGLVVIDKREATIALLKGKRYEILGRFTSGVAGKTRAGGQSSVRFERLREEAAQEFFKRVSEKMNSAFLPSEKELKGLIIGGPGMTKNEFLNVGTLDSRLKQKVIGIVDTSYTDESGIREIFFKSEEILKDTEIIKEKKILGRFLEEIVKNGLVAYGQQEVEEALNLGKAKTLLVSEGIEWIVYKIQCTACNSFEEVIVKNPDNFDEAKIKCSKCSSSTQIELLEEIDYIDFLIEKAHAIHAETRVISVDTSEGEQFLKGFGGIGAFLRYK from the coding sequence ATGGTTGAAGACTCTGACGTAAGCTTATTCAAAAAGAAGTTGAAGAAATTAAAGGAATTCAAGGGGAAAGGCACTGAACTGATTACTTTATACATTCCCCCCGGAGCCGACAGGAGCTCTGTAATGGGCCAGCTGACAGAAGAATTAAGCCAGTCCTCGAACATTAAAAGCCCTACCACAAGAAAGAATGTGCAGTCAGCAATCAGGAGGATTAATTCCTTCCTTAAGTCAATTGACTTCAAAATTCCAGAAAACGGGATTGTTTTATTCTGCGGGAATGTCTCAGAGGTTGAAGGCAGGCCTGACATCAGAATGTTTGTTTTAAGGCCAATAGATAAACTGAAGACTAAATTGTATTGGTGTGACGATCAATTTCATTTGGCTCCTTTAGAAGAAATGATTAAGCCTTCAGAAATTTACGGTCTGGTGGTAATAGACAAGCGAGAGGCAACAATCGCCCTGCTGAAAGGAAAGAGATATGAAATTTTAGGCAGATTCACTTCAGGCGTTGCAGGTAAAACGCGTGCTGGGGGGCAGAGCAGCGTTCGCTTTGAAAGATTAAGGGAGGAGGCAGCACAGGAATTCTTTAAGAGGGTGAGCGAGAAAATGAATTCTGCTTTTTTGCCTTCAGAGAAAGAACTCAAAGGATTAATAATTGGGGGTCCAGGAATGACAAAAAACGAGTTCCTGAATGTCGGCACATTAGATTCAAGGCTCAAGCAGAAAGTGATAGGAATAGTGGACACATCCTACACAGATGAATCAGGCATAAGGGAGATATTCTTCAAGTCAGAGGAAATATTGAAGGACACTGAAATAATAAAAGAGAAAAAAATTCTTGGAAGATTTCTGGAAGAAATCGTGAAGAATGGACTAGTTGCTTATGGTCAGCAAGAAGTAGAGGAAGCACTGAATTTAGGTAAGGCGAAGACATTGCTTGTCTCTGAGGGAATTGAATGGATTGTGTACAAGATTCAGTGCACTGCATGCAATTCCTTCGAGGAAGTTATTGTGAAGAATCCGGATAATTTTGATGAAGCCAAAATCAAGTGCTCCAAGTGCAGTTCCTCAACTCAAATAGAATTATTGGAGGAAATTGATTACATTGATTTCCTTATCGAGAAAGCGCACGCAATCCACGCAGAAACACGGGTCATTTCAGTTGATACAAGCGAGGGCGAACAATTCCTGAAAGGCTTTGGGGGCATAGGGGCCTTTTTAAGGTACAAGTAA
- the pyrH gene encoding UMP kinase, protein MFDMFKMFEQNAENAGQGQDQYPAQLEAERIFVVSVGGSALIKDKVNFNLLAKIANSISNLKKEGFKFAAVVGGGKIARDYLASAKLLGTTNNFLLDEMAINVTRINAAMLIHALDEAHPEVQTRIYSSKDIINSGKIPVYGGLIPGFTTDTVAALLSEFLEGTFVNLSNQDGIYTSDPKEDSSAKLISKMNHDRLLRLMFRTDTRLPGANVIIDAVTCMILNRSKIKAMVLNATDPENFESALRGNDFTGTLIETKEE, encoded by the coding sequence ATGTTCGACATGTTCAAGATGTTCGAGCAGAACGCAGAGAATGCAGGGCAGGGGCAAGACCAGTATCCAGCACAATTAGAGGCAGAAAGAATTTTTGTTGTCTCAGTTGGAGGCTCCGCACTAATAAAAGACAAAGTGAACTTCAATCTCTTAGCAAAAATTGCTAATTCTATCTCCAACCTCAAAAAAGAAGGCTTCAAGTTCGCTGCAGTAGTAGGAGGAGGCAAAATAGCAAGAGACTACCTTGCCTCAGCCAAGCTTTTGGGCACAACAAACAATTTCCTTTTGGACGAAATGGCAATAAATGTCACGAGAATAAATGCTGCAATGCTCATTCACGCATTAGATGAAGCTCACCCTGAAGTTCAGACAAGGATTTACTCCTCAAAAGACATAATCAATTCAGGGAAAATTCCTGTTTATGGAGGCCTAATTCCGGGATTCACAACAGACACTGTTGCAGCCCTTCTCTCAGAATTCCTTGAAGGAACCTTTGTAAACCTCTCAAACCAGGACGGCATTTACACCTCAGACCCAAAGGAAGACTCCAGCGCAAAACTCATTTCGAAAATGAATCATGACAGGCTCCTAAGATTAATGTTCAGGACTGACACAAGGCTTCCAGGGGCAAACGTAATCATTGACGCAGTAACCTGCATGATATTAAACAGAAGCAAAATCAAGGCCATGGTATTGAACGCAACAGACCCAGAAAACTTCGAGAGCGCCCTCAGAGGCAATGACTTCACAGGCACACTCATAGAAACAAAAGAGGAATGA
- the dph2 gene encoding diphthamide biosynthesis enzyme Dph2 codes for MLQFNLDKAIKEIKKAKAKRILLQLPEGLKTRATELIEEIQSKTGTEVIALMDPCFGACDVPEEKASVLGADLIVHFGHEKFFKPKVKTIFVPLHYDIDAVKCAEKLDFLLKGKNLGKIGLCASIQFIPAMQEIRTELEKKGFIVFVGKGNEQIAADGQVLGCNHSCVKDIEEESDAIVFLGDGHFHALGTAFASQKKVFAFNPLNLDFMSLETEKEFWVRKRYAVIAKAIKAKSFGIIISTKKGQTNKKLAQEIKKKIEEKGFRAFLLALDLVRAEFLEGVQVDCFVNTACPRLAEDFQQYKKAFINASELNEVLK; via the coding sequence ATGCTGCAATTCAACCTGGATAAAGCAATAAAAGAGATAAAAAAAGCCAAGGCAAAGAGGATTCTACTCCAGCTCCCGGAAGGCCTTAAAACAAGGGCAACTGAATTGATTGAAGAAATTCAGTCAAAAACAGGGACTGAAGTAATTGCCTTGATGGACCCGTGCTTTGGGGCCTGCGATGTTCCAGAAGAGAAGGCGTCAGTTCTTGGCGCTGACCTTATAGTTCATTTCGGCCACGAGAAATTCTTCAAGCCTAAAGTGAAGACAATTTTTGTTCCACTGCATTATGACATTGATGCAGTAAAGTGCGCTGAAAAACTGGATTTCCTCTTGAAAGGAAAAAATCTGGGGAAAATAGGATTGTGCGCTTCAATCCAGTTCATCCCAGCAATGCAGGAAATAAGAACTGAGCTGGAGAAAAAAGGATTCATTGTTTTTGTTGGAAAAGGGAACGAGCAGATTGCAGCTGACGGGCAGGTGCTGGGCTGCAATCACTCCTGCGTAAAAGACATTGAAGAAGAAAGTGATGCAATAGTTTTTCTTGGCGACGGGCATTTTCACGCTTTAGGAACAGCATTTGCCTCTCAAAAAAAGGTTTTTGCTTTCAATCCATTGAATTTGGATTTCATGAGCCTGGAGACAGAAAAAGAGTTCTGGGTGAGGAAGAGGTATGCTGTAATTGCAAAGGCAATAAAAGCAAAATCTTTTGGGATAATAATTTCAACAAAGAAAGGGCAAACGAACAAGAAGCTTGCCCAAGAAATAAAAAAGAAAATTGAAGAAAAAGGATTCAGGGCTTTCCTTCTCGCATTAGATTTGGTGAGAGCAGAATTCCTTGAGGGCGTTCAAGTTGACTGTTTTGTTAATACAGCCTGCCCGAGGCTTGCAGAAGACTTCCAGCAGTACAAGAAGGCCTTCATAAATGCAAGCGAATTGAATGAGGTGCTGAAATAA
- the ppsA gene encoding phosphoenolpyruvate synthase, with translation MEKTKEFILWFDQTGIEDVPLVGGKNASLGEMYRNLSSKGIAIPNGFCITASAYKHFLEKTGLNEKIKHELKGLNIHRVKELMERGEKIRTAILRSKMPEELEEAIENAYHHLGLQYGHNPDVAVRSSATAEDLPDASFAGQQETFLNVRGPRELLEAVKKCFASLFTNRAISYREDKGFDHSKVFLSVGVQKMVRSDIASSGVIFTIDTETGFQEAILINSSWGLGESVVQGAVTPDEFIVFKPTLRQGKKAVLSKKLGEKRTKIVYAHDSSKATKKIEVSEHERKKFTLSDEEILKLSSWALIIEEYYSSKAGKFKPMDIEFAKDGVTGNLFIVQARPETVQSQKNRNVLEEFVLKEKGRVIVKGESVGSKIGKGKVRVIKDASKIEEFKPGEILVTDMTDPDWEPIMKIASAIITNKGGRTCFSGDTKILTNKGFKTLKEIFDNKEELYTLSLNKNSLQIEWKKITASMKRSAELIEVSVSQTGKMKGNSLKITEDHKVPTFDGFNLVSKEMKEILSGKEMVLSVSKITELNECSEKDKRMAYLLGAINTDGSIYLSRTHGEVQFIQKPSPEKMDFINTVINYFSELFGKKMAVTEKKISQGYIREKQAFGSANAYRCYSKEIAIQFKEETQNLAQTILLSNREIALNFLAGVIDGDGSYSREKNKVNIYCSEKELLEAIIIACLKIESFPQVSTNRNIYNIQLVEGLNKIFLYTKRVKGHPLRKRQGTRFFSAKQLLKEVLEKVNYSGHAKVRFNKNLLISDKELDSYKKMLSLGEQKELEKILNSSLRMLRISPERELGIQDVYNITIEDNHNYFVFTERMTPVIVNNCHSAIVSRELGIPCIVGTGNGSEIIKTGQAVTVDCSQGSEGSVYDGMLEFEVKKINLSELPSTKTKIMMNVGNPDQAFDESLIPNDGVGLAREEFIISSYIKVHPLALLYPERVLDAREKKEIEELTHGYKDKRKFFIDKLAEGIALIGAAFHPKDVILRFSDFKTNEYAGLIGGKYFEPKEDNPMIGWRGASRYYDERYREGFQLECEAIKKARNEIGLTNVKVMVPFCRTLEEGRKVIEEMKKNGLVQGENGLEVYVMCEIPSNVILAEEFAGIFDGFSIGSNDLTQLTLGLDRDSQLVSHIYNERNDAVKRLIAQVIASAKKKGRKIGICGQAPSDFPDFAQFLVQEGIDSISLNPDTVIRTRLAIAEEEKKLGR, from the coding sequence ATGGAGAAAACAAAGGAATTCATTTTATGGTTTGACCAGACTGGAATTGAAGACGTTCCATTGGTCGGAGGCAAGAATGCTTCTTTGGGGGAAATGTACAGGAATCTTTCCTCTAAAGGCATTGCCATCCCGAACGGCTTCTGTATTACTGCTTCTGCCTACAAGCATTTCCTTGAGAAGACAGGATTGAATGAAAAGATAAAGCATGAATTGAAAGGATTGAATATCCACAGAGTAAAAGAATTAATGGAGAGAGGAGAAAAAATCAGGACTGCAATTCTGAGGTCAAAAATGCCTGAAGAATTAGAGGAAGCAATAGAGAATGCATATCATCATTTAGGGCTTCAGTACGGGCACAACCCTGACGTTGCTGTCAGGAGTTCCGCCACAGCAGAAGATTTGCCTGATGCCTCTTTTGCTGGCCAGCAGGAAACATTCTTGAATGTGAGGGGCCCAAGAGAACTCTTGGAGGCAGTGAAGAAATGTTTTGCTTCCTTGTTCACTAACAGGGCCATTTCTTACAGGGAAGACAAGGGCTTTGATCATTCCAAAGTTTTTCTTTCTGTTGGAGTGCAGAAGATGGTGCGCTCTGATATTGCCTCAAGCGGTGTAATATTCACTATTGACACTGAAACAGGATTCCAGGAAGCAATATTAATTAACAGTTCATGGGGCTTGGGCGAAAGCGTTGTGCAGGGCGCTGTTACGCCTGATGAATTCATTGTATTCAAGCCAACTTTAAGGCAGGGAAAAAAGGCAGTCTTAAGCAAGAAATTAGGAGAGAAGAGAACAAAGATTGTTTATGCCCATGATTCAAGCAAGGCAACAAAAAAGATTGAGGTATCAGAGCATGAGAGAAAGAAATTCACTTTGAGCGACGAAGAAATTCTTAAGCTTTCAAGTTGGGCTTTAATTATTGAAGAATATTATTCTTCAAAGGCAGGCAAATTCAAGCCAATGGATATTGAATTTGCCAAGGATGGGGTTACAGGAAATCTTTTCATTGTTCAGGCAAGGCCTGAGACAGTGCAGTCCCAGAAGAACAGAAATGTATTGGAAGAATTTGTATTAAAAGAAAAAGGCAGAGTGATTGTCAAAGGCGAAAGCGTTGGCTCAAAGATAGGCAAAGGAAAGGTAAGAGTGATAAAGGACGCCTCCAAAATAGAGGAATTCAAGCCAGGGGAAATCCTTGTTACCGACATGACTGACCCTGACTGGGAGCCAATAATGAAAATAGCTTCAGCGATTATAACAAATAAAGGGGGAAGAACCTGCTTTTCTGGCGACACCAAAATCTTAACAAATAAAGGGTTCAAAACCTTAAAAGAAATTTTTGATAACAAAGAAGAATTATATACTCTTTCTCTAAATAAAAACTCTCTGCAGATTGAATGGAAAAAAATTACTGCTTCAATGAAAAGATCGGCTGAACTAATTGAAGTTTCTGTTTCCCAAACAGGAAAAATGAAGGGAAACAGCTTAAAAATAACTGAAGACCATAAAGTGCCAACCTTTGATGGCTTCAATTTGGTTTCAAAAGAAATGAAAGAAATTTTAAGCGGAAAAGAAATGGTTTTATCTGTAAGCAAAATTACTGAATTAAATGAATGTTCTGAAAAGGACAAGAGAATGGCTTACTTGCTTGGAGCCATTAATACTGACGGAAGCATCTATTTGAGTAGAACCCACGGGGAGGTTCAATTCATTCAAAAACCTTCACCTGAAAAAATGGATTTTATTAATACTGTAATAAATTATTTCAGTGAACTATTCGGGAAAAAAATGGCGGTAACAGAAAAGAAAATTTCACAGGGCTATATCCGGGAAAAACAGGCGTTTGGTTCAGCCAATGCTTACAGGTGTTACAGCAAAGAGATTGCAATTCAGTTTAAAGAGGAAACACAAAATCTTGCCCAAACAATATTGCTTTCAAATAGGGAGATTGCCTTAAATTTTTTGGCTGGGGTAATTGATGGCGATGGCTCATACTCAAGAGAAAAAAACAAAGTGAACATTTATTGTTCAGAAAAAGAATTGCTTGAAGCAATAATTATAGCTTGCCTTAAAATTGAGTCATTTCCGCAGGTTTCAACCAACAGGAATATTTATAATATCCAGTTGGTGGAAGGATTAAACAAAATATTTTTATACACCAAACGGGTAAAGGGGCATCCTTTAAGGAAAAGACAGGGAACAAGATTTTTTTCTGCAAAACAATTATTAAAAGAAGTCTTAGAAAAAGTAAACTATTCGGGGCATGCCAAAGTCAGGTTTAATAAAAATCTTTTAATTTCAGACAAAGAATTGGATTCATATAAAAAAATGCTTTCCTTAGGAGAACAAAAAGAATTAGAAAAAATTTTAAATTCCAGCCTCAGAATGCTAAGAATTTCACCAGAAAGGGAATTAGGAATCCAGGACGTATATAATATCACGATTGAAGATAATCACAATTATTTTGTTTTCACCGAAAGAATGACACCAGTGATTGTTAATAATTGCCATAGCGCGATCGTGAGCAGAGAACTGGGAATTCCGTGCATTGTTGGAACAGGGAATGGAAGCGAAATAATAAAGACAGGCCAGGCAGTTACGGTTGACTGCTCGCAGGGAAGTGAAGGCTCTGTTTATGATGGAATGCTTGAATTTGAAGTCAAAAAAATCAATTTGAGTGAACTTCCTTCAACAAAAACAAAGATAATGATGAATGTAGGCAATCCGGACCAAGCCTTTGATGAAAGCCTTATTCCAAATGATGGCGTAGGCCTTGCAAGAGAGGAATTCATTATTTCTTCTTACATTAAAGTGCATCCTCTCGCCCTGCTTTACCCTGAAAGAGTGCTTGATGCAAGAGAAAAAAAAGAAATTGAAGAGCTGACGCACGGCTATAAGGATAAAAGGAAGTTCTTCATTGACAAATTGGCTGAAGGGATTGCATTAATTGGCGCAGCATTCCATCCCAAGGATGTAATTTTAAGGTTCTCTGACTTCAAGACAAATGAATACGCAGGCCTTATTGGGGGAAAATACTTTGAGCCAAAAGAAGACAATCCAATGATTGGCTGGAGGGGGGCCTCAAGATATTACGATGAAAGATACAGGGAAGGATTCCAGTTGGAGTGCGAGGCAATAAAAAAGGCAAGGAATGAAATTGGCTTGACCAATGTAAAGGTAATGGTTCCATTCTGCAGAACCCTTGAAGAAGGAAGGAAAGTTATAGAGGAAATGAAAAAGAACGGTTTAGTGCAGGGAGAGAATGGCCTTGAGGTTTACGTGATGTGCGAAATTCCCTCAAACGTAATTTTAGCAGAAGAATTCGCAGGAATATTTGATGGATTCTCCATTGGCTCTAATGATTTAACGCAATTGACTTTGGGCTTAGACAGGGACTCACAGCTTGTGTCCCATATTTACAATGAAAGGAATGACGCAGTAAAGAGATTGATTGCACAGGTTATTGCTTCAGCGAAAAAGAAGGGAAGAAAGATTGGAATATGCGGCCAGGCGCCATCAGACTTTCCTGATTTCGCGCAATTCCTGGTGCAGGAAGGAATTGACTCTATTTCTCTAAATCCAGACACCGTAATAAGAACAAGGCTTGCAATAGCAGAAGAAGAAAAAAAACTGGGAAGATAG
- a CDS encoding DNA methyltransferase, which translates to MQQLIFVLGRDNKISLAEIACYFKVREIEFNIIAFNEDAALIEFPRAIDAQKAINALGGTVKIAEVLCSAESAKELQKGMQEGIDFGFFPKKFFYGVNDFSGGRHSALAEYALVFLKGKFKELKLKAVLKHARHERTEKGSRQINPSDVMKWDLIGKGLDLIFFSHGKELFVGRSIACFDPFKLKERDEERPCNKPLEAISLRLARIMLNLSQANGEGCTVLDAFCGIATIPMEALNNGLNAIGIEINPETAVQARKNLEWYSKKFNAKNEWEIIEGDSTKLSSFIKRNSFDQIVSEPHLGPLLKEFPSEEKARKIISGLEAIYSRFFNEAAKVMKFEKIACIILPVIPSASGKKFRVSEKVFLQNFVIYNPMPEIDPKAVPFPYSDRKNRIERLIYLLKKK; encoded by the coding sequence ATGCAGCAGCTGATTTTTGTTTTGGGAAGGGACAATAAAATTTCGCTGGCAGAGATTGCATGCTATTTTAAGGTCAGGGAAATTGAATTCAATATTATTGCATTCAATGAGGACGCAGCACTAATTGAATTCCCTCGGGCAATAGATGCACAGAAGGCAATTAATGCTCTTGGAGGCACAGTAAAGATCGCAGAAGTATTGTGCAGTGCAGAGAGCGCAAAAGAATTACAGAAAGGAATGCAAGAAGGAATTGATTTCGGTTTTTTCCCGAAGAAATTCTTTTACGGGGTAAACGATTTCTCTGGGGGAAGGCATTCCGCCTTGGCTGAATATGCTTTAGTTTTTCTGAAAGGGAAGTTTAAGGAATTAAAGCTGAAGGCTGTGTTAAAGCATGCAAGGCATGAGAGGACAGAGAAGGGCTCAAGGCAGATTAATCCTTCAGATGTAATGAAATGGGATTTGATTGGGAAAGGATTAGATCTAATATTTTTTTCTCACGGAAAAGAATTGTTTGTTGGGAGGAGTATTGCCTGCTTTGATCCATTCAAATTAAAGGAAAGGGATGAAGAAAGGCCTTGCAATAAGCCCTTGGAGGCAATTTCCTTGAGGCTTGCAAGGATAATGCTTAACTTAAGCCAGGCAAATGGTGAAGGGTGCACTGTATTGGATGCTTTCTGTGGGATTGCAACAATTCCAATGGAAGCCTTGAATAATGGATTGAATGCAATTGGAATTGAAATTAATCCTGAGACTGCAGTGCAGGCGAGAAAGAACCTTGAATGGTATTCAAAGAAGTTTAATGCAAAAAATGAGTGGGAAATAATTGAAGGCGACAGCACTAAATTAAGCTCTTTCATTAAAAGGAATTCTTTTGACCAGATTGTCTCTGAGCCCCATCTGGGACCTTTGTTGAAGGAATTCCCTTCAGAGGAAAAGGCAAGGAAAATAATTTCAGGGCTTGAAGCAATTTACAGCAGATTTTTCAATGAGGCAGCAAAAGTGATGAAGTTCGAAAAAATTGCCTGCATAATCCTGCCGGTAATTCCTTCTGCGAGCGGAAAAAAATTCAGGGTGAGCGAAAAAGTTTTCCTGCAAAATTTTGTTATTTACAACCCAATGCCTGAAATTGACCCCAAAGCAGTTCCATTCCCGTACAGCGACAGAAAGAACAGGATTGAAAGGCTCATCTATTTGCTAAAGAAAAAATAA
- a CDS encoding 50S ribosomal protein L16, with the protein MGLRPGKCYRSKDKPAFSRLAIKVHRKNYIGSAPYVKTRQFNMGNPLKEYSHVVDLIVGEGIQIRDNALESARISVNKSIAKLAGKDNYFMKIRVYPYQILRENKQAQGAGADRVTKGMSHAYGKPIGRAVRVRKGQKIFSMLIDEEFIEAARKSLMQAQPKIPCKLSVRVGTDVASIGTKPKRVRLIEEKKEEEAKPEEAKEEKAEEKTEKKEGKADKKAELKKELEKDKVKQKISGEE; encoded by the coding sequence ATGGGTTTAAGGCCAGGAAAGTGCTATAGGAGCAAGGACAAGCCTGCGTTCTCAAGGCTAGCCATCAAGGTGCACAGGAAGAACTATATTGGCTCTGCTCCTTATGTGAAGACAAGGCAGTTTAATATGGGCAATCCATTGAAAGAATATTCTCATGTCGTTGATTTGATTGTGGGGGAAGGCATTCAGATAAGGGATAATGCCTTGGAGTCTGCAAGGATTTCAGTGAACAAGTCTATTGCAAAGCTTGCAGGAAAAGACAATTATTTCATGAAGATTAGGGTGTATCCTTATCAGATTTTGAGGGAGAACAAGCAGGCTCAAGGAGCAGGAGCAGACCGTGTTACCAAAGGCATGAGCCATGCTTACGGCAAGCCTATTGGAAGGGCTGTAAGGGTCAGGAAAGGCCAGAAGATTTTCAGCATGCTGATAGACGAGGAATTCATTGAGGCTGCAAGGAAGTCTTTGATGCAGGCACAGCCTAAGATTCCCTGCAAGCTTTCTGTGAGGGTTGGAACAGATGTTGCATCAATTGGAACAAAGCCTAAGAGGGTAAGGCTTATTGAAGAGAAAAAAGAAGAGGAAGCAAAGCCTGAGGAAGCAAAAGAGGAAAAGGCTGAAGAGAAGACAGAGAAAAAGGAAGGGAAGGCAGACAAGAAGGCTGAATTAAAGAAGGAATTAGAGAAAGACAAGGTCAAGCAAAAGATTTCAGGCGAAGAGTAA
- a CDS encoding glutaredoxin domain-containing protein codes for MNVIVYSTPTCPYCHMVKDYLKQKNVSFQDIDVARDQSKAQEMIKKSGQMGVPVIDIDGKIIIGFDRPRLEEILKNNK; via the coding sequence ATGAATGTAATTGTATACTCTACGCCAACATGCCCTTACTGCCATATGGTAAAAGACTACCTCAAACAAAAAAATGTTTCCTTTCAAGACATTGACGTTGCAAGAGACCAGAGCAAAGCCCAAGAAATGATAAAGAAATCAGGCCAAATGGGAGTGCCAGTAATAGACATAGACGGCAAAATCATAATAGGCTTCGACAGGCCAAGACTGGAAGAAATACTCAAAAACAACAAATAA
- a CDS encoding THUMP domain-containing protein, translating into MPEETLLLIKTASEIAIKSHFVRNYFTKKLIKNIKNSLKAKGIKAEKIIRGQGFLLLYTEKGQETIKLLEKIFGIHSIAKTKESYVEDMIDIKQAVFSYAKKFLLPGEGFALRVSREGEHSFSSRDIAVQCGKKIMDSIPGLKVDLSKPKKELFIELHEKQLLLYSKKISGPKGLPVGVEGKAAVLFNGTKDDFTASILMMKRGCRITALIEKKNPKINRTLKKLLEWNSFKPIKTIFWNELRKDNRIKALVLPLTKLNNKTLQEIASIKNKSNTMVLEPALFCSHI; encoded by the coding sequence ATGCCAGAAGAAACTCTCCTACTAATAAAAACTGCCTCAGAGATCGCCATAAAAAGCCATTTCGTGAGAAACTACTTCACTAAAAAATTAATTAAAAACATAAAGAACTCCCTGAAGGCAAAAGGCATAAAAGCAGAAAAAATAATTAGAGGGCAAGGCTTCCTACTCTTATATACAGAAAAAGGGCAGGAAACAATAAAACTTCTGGAAAAGATTTTTGGAATTCACTCAATTGCAAAAACAAAAGAAAGTTATGTAGAAGACATGATTGATATTAAGCAGGCTGTCTTCTCTTACGCAAAAAAATTCCTGCTCCCGGGAGAAGGCTTTGCCCTGCGCGTTTCAAGGGAGGGCGAGCACAGCTTTTCTTCACGGGATATTGCAGTACAGTGCGGCAAAAAAATAATGGATTCAATTCCCGGCCTGAAAGTAGACCTTTCAAAGCCAAAAAAAGAATTGTTCATTGAACTGCATGAAAAGCAGCTTTTATTATATTCAAAAAAGATTTCTGGCCCTAAAGGCCTTCCAGTAGGTGTAGAGGGAAAGGCTGCAGTCCTGTTCAATGGCACAAAGGATGATTTCACTGCCTCTATTTTGATGATGAAGAGGGGCTGCAGGATTACTGCATTAATTGAAAAGAAGAATCCTAAAATAAATAGAACCCTCAAGAAACTGCTGGAGTGGAATTCCTTTAAGCCAATAAAAACAATTTTCTGGAATGAATTGCGGAAGGACAATAGAATAAAAGCTCTGGTTTTGCCTTTAACTAAATTGAATAATAAAACGCTGCAGGAAATTGCATCAATAAAAAACAAAAGCAATACTATGGTATTAGAGCCGGCTCTCTTTTGCTCTCATATTTAA